One Candidatus Limnocylindrales bacterium genomic window carries:
- a CDS encoding AAA family ATPase, whose product MDVAAVFGLSRDPFPRNSDADEQCLPNALAALLSELQAGLRSPRGLSVLIADEGSGKSLLARIFARRLAGRARAALITSPGSSISSLVREALAQLGVDRTDGSCEDELIHTFIDVAARRSAAGGSTAIVIDDAHRLSPQTLAGLARLFCDDAEEPPSLHLFLFGRPDLLDRMNATTDRALLEHLLQICRIEPLSVRDCIRYLERRLAAAAGELGRMFAPEAIDDLIVASGGRLMRLESLTLAALERAARAGCDQVRSEHVHTWSGAEGSAMAGEQQKLRLERTAKTVVDEDEVLWGDETDEEEDWTSDEDAQDEVRLSWSTGEDEEDQDEITFDAGAEDDDEDEDRRAPVRGRDSRRGSFIAMGLFSVAACVLLTWAANSIESPERDAAPGRTTELFTKPVSSEPTEIVRLPVAPPRRVSDDQAAGNEGKQPRLDADAHLAVWSSRDTRIDTHSEDDFEIRELDAEAHEYDGEVMWGDEPGTADREKPNFPKRDAMARQRADREAAQRAAVEHERAAMEQQRAAVDRQAREADARERAAAAQQTARATAIPPDPSIHSRGEDDATLGMDEAMGADDEEMPAAMEAYEEKAPRIIQAKAAVLTPPPSTRSKQKTSAPPARKPEVGSATAKAPAKTGGTTLYTIQLGAFRTRANAEELVSRLGGRRVRIVNDAGLFRVLSGAFDNRKDAAAHEASLRRAGFTTYLRSQIF is encoded by the coding sequence ATGGATGTGGCGGCGGTGTTCGGGCTTTCTCGCGACCCATTTCCAAGAAACAGTGACGCCGACGAGCAGTGCCTGCCCAACGCGCTGGCCGCATTGCTGTCGGAGCTTCAGGCGGGCCTTCGCTCACCTCGCGGGCTCAGCGTTCTCATTGCCGACGAGGGGAGCGGCAAGTCCCTTCTGGCCCGCATTTTCGCGCGCCGACTGGCCGGGCGCGCGCGTGCCGCGCTGATCACCTCGCCCGGTTCTTCCATCTCCAGTCTGGTTCGTGAGGCACTGGCGCAGCTCGGCGTCGATCGGACGGACGGCTCCTGCGAGGACGAGCTCATTCATACGTTCATCGACGTCGCCGCCAGGCGATCGGCCGCCGGCGGCTCCACCGCCATCGTCATCGACGACGCGCACCGACTTTCGCCGCAGACGCTGGCGGGGCTGGCACGGCTTTTCTGCGACGATGCCGAGGAGCCTCCCTCGCTGCACCTGTTCCTGTTCGGGCGTCCCGATCTTCTGGATCGCATGAATGCGACGACCGATCGCGCGCTGCTCGAGCACCTTCTGCAGATCTGCCGCATCGAGCCGCTCAGCGTGCGCGACTGCATTCGCTACCTGGAGCGGCGATTGGCCGCTGCCGCCGGCGAGCTCGGCAGGATGTTCGCGCCCGAGGCGATCGACGATCTCATCGTGGCCAGCGGCGGCCGTCTCATGCGGCTGGAATCGCTGACGCTGGCGGCGCTGGAACGAGCGGCGCGAGCAGGTTGCGATCAGGTTCGCAGCGAGCACGTCCACACGTGGAGTGGAGCGGAGGGATCAGCCATGGCGGGAGAGCAGCAGAAGTTGCGTCTGGAGCGCACGGCAAAGACGGTCGTTGACGAGGACGAGGTCCTCTGGGGTGACGAGACCGACGAAGAGGAAGACTGGACCTCCGACGAGGATGCACAGGACGAAGTGCGCCTGTCGTGGAGCACGGGCGAGGACGAGGAGGATCAGGACGAGATCACCTTCGATGCCGGGGCCGAGGATGACGACGAAGACGAGGATCGGCGTGCGCCGGTGCGCGGCCGCGACTCACGGCGCGGCAGCTTCATCGCGATGGGCCTGTTCAGCGTCGCCGCGTGCGTGCTGCTGACGTGGGCGGCCAACAGCATCGAATCGCCCGAGCGTGATGCCGCGCCGGGGCGAACCACCGAGCTCTTCACCAAGCCGGTGTCGTCCGAGCCGACCGAGATCGTACGGCTGCCGGTTGCGCCGCCGCGCCGCGTGTCCGACGACCAGGCCGCAGGCAACGAAGGCAAACAGCCGCGCCTGGATGCCGATGCGCATCTGGCCGTGTGGTCATCGCGCGATACCCGAATCGACACCCATTCCGAGGACGATTTCGAGATCCGTGAGCTCGATGCCGAGGCGCACGAGTATGACGGCGAGGTGATGTGGGGCGACGAGCCCGGCACCGCCGACCGCGAGAAGCCGAACTTCCCCAAGCGCGACGCAATGGCCCGGCAGCGTGCCGATCGCGAGGCGGCTCAGCGCGCAGCGGTCGAACACGAGCGCGCAGCGATGGAGCAACAGCGAGCCGCCGTCGACCGCCAGGCGCGCGAGGCGGATGCGCGAGAGAGGGCCGCAGCCGCCCAGCAGACGGCGCGCGCCACCGCCATCCCGCCGGACCCGAGCATCCATTCGCGCGGTGAGGACGATGCGACGCTCGGCATGGACGAGGCCATGGGCGCCGACGACGAAGAGATGCCGGCCGCCATGGAAGCGTACGAGGAGAAGGCGCCGCGCATCATTCAGGCCAAGGCCGCCGTGCTGACTCCGCCGCCGTCGACGCGCTCGAAGCAGAAGACGTCGGCGCCCCCGGCGCGGAAGCCGGAGGTCGGCTCTGCGACGGCCAAGGCGCCGGCCAAGACCGGCGGCACCACGCTGTACACGATCCAGCTCGGAGCGTTCCGGACGCGCGCGAATGCCGAGGAGCTGGTGTCGCGCCTGGGCGGACGCCGGGTGCGCATCGTCAACGACGCCGGCTTGTTCCGCGTGCTCAGCGGCGCCTTCGACAATCGCAAGGACGCCGCTGCGCATGAGGCCTCGCTGCGACGCGCCGGCTTCACGACCTACCTGCGCAGCCAGATCTTCTAG